The genomic segment GATGAAGTTGCTAGTAGCCCCAAAATTGATAAGGACGATCACCTCTTGATCGCCTATTCTGCCTAGCATCCGCATAGACTTCTCTGTGGTTAATCCCACCATCGATCGCAAGGATAAGTGCATCAGAGTCTGAGCTTCACCCTTGAGATCCGGTTCCTCATCACTGGCatactcttcttcatcctcaggAGTTGGACTGCTACCGCTGGTCTCCCCTAGCTCCAAGCATTTGAGCTTTTGATTCTTACAACGATGGTCTGGGAAGTATCAATCACCATAAGTGTAACAAGCGTTGGACCCCCTTTTGCTGGTTCTACCTTCCTGGTATTGCGACCTCCTTCAAAAGACTTCCTCGCAGGAGTGAACTCCCCACCAGTACCAGGATTCGTGTTTGACTGACGGTGTAACGTCGGTGCAGAATTAGTACGAACCACACCTCTAGAGTTGTGGTTAGCCTGAGCAAAAGTGCAATCCGCTTCCTGTTCTTCAATGAGTCGAGCCATGTCAACGATCTCATCAATACCCACTGGTATAGTTCGCATAACCTGGTGTCGAATGTTCCTATGCATTCCCTTGAGAAAGATGCCCTCCAATAAATCATCCGTCACGTGTGGTACCTCCACAATCAACTCTTCGAATCGCTCTCTGTACTCTTCAGTGGATCCTATCTGCCTGATGCTCAGCAACTGCCACACCATAGATCCACCATGACTTGGTATGAATCGTTTCCTAAACTTATGTTTAAAGTCCGGCCAATCTCGAAATGATCCCCTCACCTGTATCCCGCGCAACCAAGTAACCAGTGCGCCTACTGCCATACACTCCATCGCCTCGTTCACCTTCATGTGTTCGATGATTTGACGTTGCAGGAAAAACTTTTCCATGCGAAAAATCCAGTCGTCTGGGGTTTGACCCTCAAAAACCGGTGGATCTAACCGCCTTCCTGGAGAACCAAGAGATCTGCCAGGCAAATCAAGCAGAGCTAAGTGTTGGTACTTGCTGGAACTCTGAGTAGTTGCCATCAACTGCATTGGAACCGCTAAAGGGGGAAGCGGTAAGAGTCCTTCACCCTTGTTTTTAACCGGCGTAGAAGGAGTAACGTATACCGTAGGCGGTACCGTCTGTGACGGTGCGGTGGATCCTGTGACTTCCGTTGAAACCCCTGAACCTGCATCGGTGGATGGTCTCATCCCTTTCATATCAAGGCAGATCTGGTCCAGTGCTTCGAAGATCCGTTGCATCGCATCATCATGAGACGTCGACTTCTCTTGAAGACCCTGAACGGCGGTATCGAGCTTCGAGGAAAGCGCTGAAACCTTCGCTTCAACCTCCGAAACTAACTGAGCAACTTGAGTAGAAGACGGAGCCATAGCTCTCAATGAAAAGCACCAATTTGTTAAGTATGGACTTAACAAGGAAGATTAAAAGAGTGAGAAGAGAATAGAAGGAGATAATGAACATATAAGAGAGAAGACAACAAGACAGAAATAGAAATTCTTCTTAATTCATTTGATACCCCAAAACCCTAGCAACACATTCAGCTTATATAGTTTAACTACTGAACGACACACCATTCTTCTTAAacaacttaaaacgacaagtacTTAAATATAAAACCACACGTAGTTCATTATTTATTAGATAAGGGAAATAAGAGACTTTCAATGCCACAAAGTCTTTCCTTAACGTCTCTTTCCTGCTCTTCTCAGCCACTTTCGTTAAACTCCACCCTCGCTGTCCTTCCTGCAGTCCTGATCCTCTTCTTAACACAAGCAAGTGGTACTGCTAGCTTATCACATTTACACATGCAAATTCAATGAGCTCAAATAACTCAAATCAGTTAAGTCCATTATGAATTGagttttaataactttttatttgaaaacgtttatatatatgtactagtgaaagaaaaaaaaatacttgcaagatagtatgtatatatatgctatGTTAGTATGTTACCATGCAGGCCCAGCTCTATACATGTGCTGGGGGTGTAAATGCACATGGTCCATTTAATTTTTAGactttttcctttaattttagggtccaaattttttttttttagtatgagGAATAGggtccaaatattttttaaaatcaggGTCCAAAAAATAATTGAGCAGGCCCTGTTATCATGAGGCTCGACGCTTCATggtctattttattatatatatatatatatatatatactagaatttgtacccgcgcaCGCGCGggatttcaattttaaatatttcttatcaatagaaattgttaagctcaaatataatctttccaacttttgagtataaatttatataaatactaaacttactttactcagtgatatacaacatatatatttttgacaatttgttagaaataccttttttggcatatccattttcaaaaatgtccattattttatacattttcatttttgcccttttttacacaattacaccatgttaaattaatttttagaatttttttttaggtttgggttctcaatttacatttagggtatagtttttaagggatagagtttagtatttggggtttaggatttataattttgtcattttatatattgaaaaggggtatttttgaaaatagacatcatga from the Camelina sativa cultivar DH55 chromosome 12, Cs, whole genome shotgun sequence genome contains:
- the LOC104733865 gene encoding uncharacterized protein LOC104733865 codes for the protein MAPSSTQVAQLVSEVEAKVSALSSKLDTAVQGLQEKSTSHDDAMQRIFEALDQICLDMKGMRPSTDAGSGVSTEVTGSTAPSQTVPPTVYVTPSTPVKNKGEGLLPLPPLAVPMQLMATTQSSSKYQHLALLDLPGRSLGSPGRRLDPPVFEGQTPDDWIFRMEKFFLQRQIIEHMKVNEAMECMAVGALVTWLRGIQVRGSFRDWPDFKHKFRKRFIPSHGGSMVWQLLSIRQIGSTEEYRERFEELIVEVPHVTDDLLEGIFLKGMHRNIRHQVMRTIPVGIDEIVDMARLIEEQEADCTFAQANHNSRGVVRTNSAPTLHRQSNTNPGTGGEFTPARKSFEGDHRCKNQKLKCLELGETSGSSPTPEDEEEYASDEEPDLKGEAQTLMHLSLRSMVGLTTEKSMRMLGRIGDQEVIVLINFGATSNFISEETANRCSLTITPTRGFVVAVGDGQVITGQNVMLGYSWLETLGETRVNWGLHTLRQGDMAYMLELSELFSGPNGTKDQPMEPVIQKLLHRYKKVFQLPQGLPPSIEREHAITLQQGTAPIKARPYRYSFTQKNEMEKLIREMLEAEIIRQSISPYSSPVLLVKKKDGGWSFCVDYRAQNKATIPDCYPIPIIEELLDELRGAEIFSKLDLKSGYHEIRMKAADVENTAFRTHEGHYEFLVMPFGLTNALATFQSVMNEVYRPFLQ